In one Nicotiana sylvestris chromosome 8, ASM39365v2, whole genome shotgun sequence genomic region, the following are encoded:
- the LOC138875141 gene encoding uncharacterized mitochondrial protein AtMg00860-like gives MRFFELAHHAIWMVPTDKERIKRFIDGLTYQLWLHMTREMVSGANFDEVVNIARQIEMVYSHSLEEHAQHLRVVLQQLREEKLYAKLSRCEFWLSSVAFLWHVISGEGIQVDQKKIEAVHNWPRPFPSMEIRSFLGLASYYCRFVQGLSSIALPLTKLTQKGAPFK, from the exons atgaggttttttgagttggcCCATCATGCGATTTGGATGGTTCCCACTGATAaggagaggatcaagaggttcattgatggccttacATATCAGTTGTGGTTGCATATGACTAGGGAGATGGTATCTGGTGCTAATTTTGATGAGGTTGTCAATATTGCTCGGCAGATAGAGATG GTGTACTCTCATAGCTtggaggagcatgcccagcatttgagggttgtgttgcagcagttgagggaggagaaactttatgccaaGTTATCCaggtgtgagttttggctcagttcagtggcattcttatgGCACGTGATATCcggtgagggtattcaggtggatcagaagaagatagaggcggttcacaATTGGCCCAGACCGTTCCCTTCTATGGAGATTcggagctttcttggtttggctagTTATTACTGTCGCTTCGTACAAGGTTTATCGTCTATTGCATTgcctttgaccaaattgacccaaaagggtgctcctttcaagTAG